The Teredinibacter sp. KSP-S5-2 genome includes a window with the following:
- a CDS encoding sterol desaturase family protein: protein MLYTIACCQIGIFALFYFLEISYPATHRPAPKHFNYWWAALNIFSIFWTQLALYAWIDIDAIGYGPDGHPALLGMALYVVYSFINYWAHRIKHSNRFLWNTIHKLHHSPSNMVSKLAFYRHPFEILFNTLVIFIFGKLLFNLPYEVVGVVLLIEGSLECFHHSNIKTPEKLLWIRFFIQTPEMHLVHHEYGKHRANYAPFLWDTVFGTAEFPRHEIQQLGFKNSHNVTPFLFFTKTLDK, encoded by the coding sequence ATGCTTTACACTATCGCTTGCTGCCAAATTGGTATCTTTGCTTTATTCTATTTTTTAGAGATATCTTATCCCGCAACACATCGCCCAGCACCAAAGCATTTCAATTACTGGTGGGCCGCATTAAATATTTTCTCCATCTTCTGGACTCAGCTGGCACTTTATGCCTGGATAGATATAGACGCCATCGGATACGGGCCAGATGGGCATCCAGCTCTATTAGGCATGGCACTTTACGTGGTTTATTCTTTTATTAATTATTGGGCTCACAGAATAAAACACTCGAACCGGTTTCTTTGGAATACGATACACAAGCTCCACCACTCCCCAAGCAATATGGTCAGTAAACTTGCTTTTTATCGGCATCCGTTCGAAATTCTATTCAATACGCTTGTGATATTTATATTTGGCAAACTACTGTTTAACTTGCCCTATGAAGTCGTCGGAGTTGTTTTGTTAATTGAAGGTAGTTTGGAATGTTTCCACCACTCGAATATTAAAACACCGGAAAAACTACTCTGGATACGTTTCTTTATTCAAACACCGGAAATGCATTTGGTACACCATGAATATGGTAAGCACAGAGCGAACTACGCCCCTTTTTTGTGGGACACCGTCTTCGGAACAGCAGAATTTCCCAGGCATGAGATACAACAACTAGGCTTTAAAAACAGCCATAATGTCACCCCATTCCTCTTTTTCACAAAGACTCTTGACAAATAA
- a CDS encoding helix-turn-helix transcriptional regulator, whose product MVNDNSETFELPREKGYDPERGKRIKHALIDAGVSNSEVTSRLEVSRTTLNNWLAGAPMNSANLYNLCALLNAEVKFILEGISHFPNESRELHTKIDLMDEEQRKQLSMLADLLLSTKGCVNISVNVDIQDKKTD is encoded by the coding sequence ATGGTGAATGACAATAGTGAAACTTTCGAATTACCTCGTGAGAAAGGCTATGATCCTGAGCGAGGGAAGCGTATAAAGCATGCGCTTATTGACGCTGGGGTGTCGAACTCTGAGGTTACTTCACGCCTGGAAGTTTCGAGAACGACGTTAAATAACTGGTTAGCCGGTGCGCCGATGAATTCAGCGAACCTCTATAATTTGTGTGCGTTGTTGAACGCGGAAGTGAAATTTATATTGGAAGGAATCTCTCACTTCCCTAATGAGAGTCGTGAGCTTCATACCAAAATTGATCTTATGGATGAGGAGCAGCGCAAGCAGCTTTCAATGCTGGCAGACCTCCTTTTGTCTACTAAAGGTTGTGTCAATATCTCTGTCAATGTCGACATTCAAGACAAGAAAACAGATTAA
- the nifJ gene encoding pyruvate:ferredoxin (flavodoxin) oxidoreductase, with protein MSEKIIEKAIDGGEATAHVAYRTNEVCAIYPITPSTPMAELSDQWSSGGVRNLWDNVPLVAEMQSEGGAAGALHGALQTGALTTTFTASQGLMLMIPNMYKVAGELTPTVFHVAARSLATQGLSIFGDHQDVMAVRMTGFAMLASASVQECHDMSLVAQSATLKSRVPFIHFFDGFRTSHEINKIKILSDEQIRALIDDELVFAHRNRALNPDNPIMRGTAQNPDTYFQSRESASKYYPKAIQDIEATFKEFERETGRKYDLFEYYGDPNAERVMIIMGSGSETAVTTADYLNQQGEGVGVLRIRLYRPFSAEHFLAALPKSAKKIAVMDRTKEPGNSGEPMYKDVVTELGQALARGDIAQMPTVIGGRYGLSSKEFTPSMVARVFEELSEAKPKNNFTIGINDDVCHTSLEVTKRIDIESDNVVRAMFFGLGSDGTVGANKNSIKIIGDEDGFYAQGYFVYDSKKAGSQTTSHLRFGPDPIRAPYLIESANFIACHQYNFVQYVEMLDRAKQGATFLLNSPYPVDEIWDKLPGHVQQEIIDKDIQFYVIDAAKVARAVGMGRRINTVMQTCFFALSGVMPKDVAIEKIKAAAKKSYAKKGEEVVRRNYAAIDQALEHLHQVTVPGVVSAENEATGYGYFDQADGFAKEVTAKMFAGKGDLIPVSEIPDDGTYPTGTSRWEKRNIAHEIPIWEPELCIQCGNCSIVCPHAAIRAKFYDQDALEGAPETFRSTNVTSRGFPETRYTIQVFPEDCTGCQLCVKACPAQDPNDEHHFAINMAEKTQHLEAEKDNLIHFEKIPYQDRARVDFSNVRGAQFLEPLFEFSGACSGCGETPYLKLISQLFGDRLMVANATGCSSIYGGNLPTTPWTKNAEGRGPVWCNSLFEDNAEFGFGYRLTADKHLDLAQTRLQQMADVVGEDLVKATVNAPQQLESDIRKQRSRVAQIKAQLEQSSHPKAKELLSVVDHLVRRSIWIVGGDGWAYDIGYGGVDHVLASGRDVNILVMDTEVYSNTGGQASKATPIGAVAKFAAGGKVVPQKDLALQAIAYGNVYVAKIAMGASPQQTLQAFREAEAYNGPSLIIAYSHCIEHGINMEDGMKQQEMAVKSGYWPLYRYNPELRTAHRNPFMLDSLRPKVSVKDYAYAENRYRALAKSNPEEASRLMEMAQIVVNQKWSVYEEMATRDASEFIPDTRA; from the coding sequence ATGTCAGAGAAGATAATAGAAAAAGCAATTGATGGTGGTGAAGCTACCGCTCACGTCGCCTATAGAACCAACGAAGTCTGTGCGATTTACCCCATCACTCCATCAACGCCCATGGCGGAGCTTTCAGATCAGTGGTCAAGCGGCGGCGTTAGAAACCTATGGGACAATGTTCCTCTGGTTGCGGAAATGCAAAGTGAAGGGGGCGCTGCTGGTGCCTTGCACGGTGCATTACAAACTGGTGCCCTAACTACGACGTTTACTGCGTCGCAGGGTTTGATGTTAATGATCCCCAATATGTACAAAGTAGCGGGTGAGTTGACTCCAACCGTTTTCCATGTGGCTGCACGGTCGTTGGCCACGCAAGGCTTGTCGATTTTTGGTGACCACCAGGATGTGATGGCAGTGCGGATGACGGGTTTTGCCATGCTGGCTTCAGCCTCAGTGCAAGAATGTCATGACATGTCATTGGTTGCACAATCAGCTACCTTAAAATCCCGTGTTCCATTTATTCATTTCTTCGATGGCTTCAGAACTTCCCACGAAATCAACAAAATTAAAATTCTGTCAGACGAGCAAATTCGTGCATTGATTGACGATGAGTTGGTCTTTGCTCATCGTAATCGTGCGCTTAATCCTGACAATCCGATTATGCGTGGTACGGCTCAGAACCCGGATACTTATTTCCAATCTCGGGAGTCTGCCAGTAAGTACTATCCAAAAGCGATTCAGGATATTGAAGCAACGTTTAAAGAATTCGAACGTGAAACGGGGCGTAAATATGATTTGTTTGAATACTATGGTGACCCTAACGCTGAGCGAGTAATGATTATTATGGGCTCTGGTTCAGAAACTGCGGTCACTACTGCGGATTATCTTAACCAGCAAGGCGAAGGCGTCGGTGTTCTAAGAATTCGTTTATATCGTCCATTTAGTGCGGAGCACTTCCTGGCTGCGTTACCTAAGTCTGCGAAGAAAATTGCGGTAATGGATAGAACCAAGGAGCCTGGAAACTCCGGTGAGCCCATGTATAAAGATGTGGTGACCGAGTTGGGGCAAGCACTTGCTCGCGGTGATATCGCGCAGATGCCAACGGTTATTGGTGGCCGTTACGGTCTAAGTAGTAAAGAATTTACTCCGTCCATGGTTGCCCGCGTATTCGAAGAATTAAGCGAAGCTAAACCTAAAAATAACTTCACTATTGGTATTAATGATGATGTTTGTCATACCAGCCTGGAAGTAACCAAACGCATTGACATTGAATCTGACAATGTGGTTCGCGCGATGTTTTTTGGTTTGGGTTCTGACGGAACGGTTGGGGCAAATAAAAACAGCATCAAAATTATTGGTGATGAAGACGGCTTTTATGCTCAGGGTTATTTTGTTTATGACTCGAAAAAAGCGGGTTCGCAAACCACTTCTCACTTGCGTTTTGGCCCAGACCCAATTCGCGCACCGTATTTAATTGAGTCCGCCAACTTTATTGCCTGTCACCAATATAACTTTGTCCAATATGTTGAAATGCTGGATCGAGCCAAGCAAGGTGCGACGTTCTTATTGAATAGCCCTTATCCTGTAGACGAAATCTGGGACAAGCTTCCTGGCCATGTTCAGCAGGAAATTATCGACAAAGATATTCAGTTTTACGTAATTGACGCGGCCAAAGTAGCTCGTGCTGTTGGTATGGGGCGTCGTATTAACACCGTTATGCAAACCTGTTTCTTTGCTTTGTCTGGCGTCATGCCAAAAGATGTGGCGATTGAAAAAATTAAAGCTGCGGCGAAAAAATCCTACGCCAAAAAAGGTGAGGAAGTGGTTCGTCGTAACTATGCCGCAATTGATCAGGCATTAGAGCACCTGCACCAAGTGACTGTACCTGGCGTAGTGTCTGCAGAAAATGAAGCGACTGGCTACGGCTATTTTGATCAGGCTGATGGTTTTGCCAAAGAAGTTACGGCGAAAATGTTTGCCGGTAAGGGCGACCTTATTCCCGTTAGTGAAATTCCTGATGACGGTACTTATCCAACCGGAACCAGTCGTTGGGAAAAACGTAATATTGCGCACGAAATTCCCATCTGGGAGCCTGAGCTTTGTATTCAGTGTGGTAACTGCTCGATTGTGTGTCCTCATGCTGCTATTCGAGCTAAATTCTACGATCAGGATGCATTGGAAGGTGCGCCAGAAACGTTCCGTTCAACCAATGTAACATCCAGAGGTTTCCCTGAAACCCGTTACACCATTCAGGTGTTCCCTGAAGACTGTACTGGTTGTCAATTGTGTGTCAAAGCCTGTCCTGCTCAGGATCCAAATGATGAGCATCATTTCGCGATTAATATGGCGGAAAAAACTCAACATCTGGAGGCGGAAAAAGATAATTTAATTCACTTTGAAAAAATTCCGTATCAGGATCGTGCTCGGGTGGATTTCTCGAATGTACGTGGAGCCCAGTTCCTTGAACCTCTCTTTGAATTTTCTGGTGCCTGCTCCGGTTGTGGTGAAACCCCATACTTGAAGTTAATAAGTCAGCTATTTGGTGACCGACTCATGGTTGCGAATGCGACAGGCTGTTCTTCTATTTATGGTGGTAACTTGCCGACAACGCCCTGGACTAAAAACGCCGAAGGTCGAGGTCCGGTTTGGTGTAACTCGTTATTCGAAGATAATGCTGAATTTGGTTTTGGTTATCGTTTGACTGCTGATAAGCACTTGGATTTGGCGCAAACACGATTGCAGCAAATGGCGGATGTTGTTGGCGAAGATCTGGTGAAAGCAACCGTCAATGCGCCACAGCAATTAGAGTCCGATATTCGTAAGCAGCGTTCACGTGTTGCACAGATTAAAGCGCAGCTTGAGCAATCCAGTCATCCAAAAGCAAAAGAGCTGCTTTCTGTTGTTGATCATTTGGTTCGTCGATCAATCTGGATTGTTGGTGGGGATGGTTGGGCCTACGATATTGGTTACGGTGGTGTTGACCATGTTCTCGCTAGCGGCCGTGATGTCAATATTCTGGTCATGGATACAGAAGTTTATTCCAATACCGGTGGACAGGCTTCGAAAGCAACACCAATTGGTGCTGTAGCCAAGTTCGCGGCTGGTGGTAAAGTGGTACCGCAAAAAGATCTTGCTCTACAAGCGATTGCTTATGGCAACGTATATGTTGCAAAAATCGCAATGGGTGCCAGCCCACAACAAACACTGCAAGCTTTCCGTGAAGCTGAAGCCTATAACGGCCCAAGCTTGATCATCGCATACAGTCACTGTATTGAGCACGGCATTAATATGGAAGATGGTATGAAGCAGCAGGAGATGGCTGTGAAGTCTGGTTACTGGCCTCTTTACCGCTATAACCCTGAATTGCGTACTGCACATCGCAATCCATTTATGCTGGATTCACTACGACCAAAAGTCAGCGTGAAAGATTACGCTTATGCTGAAAACCGTTACCGAGCATTGGCGAAGTCTAATCCTGAAGAGGCAAGCCGCTTAATGGAAATGGCACAAATTGTGGTAAACCAGAAATGGTCGGTGTATGAGGAAATGGCGACGCGCGATGCCTCCGAGTTTATTCCTGATACGCGAGCATAG
- a CDS encoding NAD(P)-binding protein, giving the protein MGEQRISGVRDLTTPPDLTKSDGTGPSARRQPVYQNYIPPCNNACPAGENIQGWLDKVYKQEFEEAWQVILENNAMPAVHGRVCYHPCESSCNRENVDNAVSIHQVERFLGDLAIEKGWKPKFQARESGKRVLVVGAGPSGLSAAYHLRRLGHQVEIRDAGPIAGGMMHFGIPAYRLPRDILAAEIKRIEDMGVKITLDHKVDDLRAEKDNGGFDAVFVAVGAHISKKIDIPAREAGKIMDAVDYLRDVGKGKDLKLGRKVAVYGGGNTAMDAARTAKRLGAEEALIIYRRDMENMPAHKFEAEEALEEGVKINWLRTIKEIDVDQIKVEKMELDENGRPQPTGEFELLEADALILALGQNIDSDLLKSFPEIDFKDDGTVMVDHQMMTAAAGIFAGGDMVPSDRTVTIATGHGKKAARHIHAFLSGSVHQPAEKSPVVPFNELHLWYHTDAQVSQQPTLSPEERNTSFKEVLGSLTEKEAVYEASRCYSCGNCFECDGCYGACPEDAIIKLGPGRYYQVDYSKCTGCSACTLQCPTAAIHMEERK; this is encoded by the coding sequence ATGGGTGAACAGCGTATTTCTGGGGTACGAGATTTAACCACTCCTCCAGATCTGACCAAGAGCGATGGCACTGGCCCCTCGGCACGCAGGCAGCCGGTATATCAAAACTATATTCCACCATGCAATAACGCTTGTCCGGCAGGCGAAAATATTCAAGGTTGGTTAGATAAGGTTTACAAGCAAGAGTTTGAAGAAGCTTGGCAGGTTATTCTTGAAAACAACGCTATGCCAGCGGTACATGGGCGAGTGTGTTATCACCCCTGTGAGTCTTCATGTAACCGGGAGAACGTGGACAACGCTGTGAGTATTCACCAGGTTGAGCGCTTCCTGGGCGACCTGGCAATTGAGAAAGGCTGGAAACCCAAGTTTCAGGCAAGAGAGTCCGGCAAGCGAGTCCTTGTCGTGGGTGCTGGGCCAAGTGGTTTGTCTGCTGCTTATCATCTTCGTCGTTTGGGCCATCAGGTTGAAATTCGTGATGCTGGACCAATTGCGGGCGGCATGATGCATTTTGGTATTCCTGCTTATCGTTTACCTCGCGATATATTGGCGGCAGAAATCAAACGTATCGAAGATATGGGAGTCAAGATTACCCTTGATCATAAAGTTGATGATCTTCGTGCGGAAAAAGACAATGGTGGTTTTGACGCAGTGTTTGTTGCGGTCGGGGCACACATCAGTAAAAAAATTGATATCCCTGCTCGTGAAGCGGGCAAAATTATGGATGCAGTCGATTACCTCCGGGATGTGGGCAAAGGCAAAGATTTAAAATTGGGGCGAAAGGTTGCAGTGTACGGCGGGGGAAATACTGCGATGGATGCGGCGCGAACCGCCAAACGATTGGGCGCAGAGGAAGCGCTGATTATTTATCGTCGAGATATGGAGAACATGCCTGCCCATAAATTCGAAGCGGAAGAAGCTTTGGAAGAAGGGGTGAAAATTAACTGGCTGCGTACCATTAAAGAAATCGACGTTGACCAGATCAAAGTTGAAAAAATGGAACTGGACGAAAATGGACGCCCTCAGCCAACTGGAGAATTTGAGTTACTTGAAGCGGATGCTTTGATTCTGGCGTTGGGGCAAAACATTGACTCTGATCTTCTTAAGAGCTTTCCCGAAATTGATTTCAAAGACGATGGCACCGTCATGGTTGACCATCAGATGATGACCGCTGCTGCCGGTATTTTTGCTGGTGGAGACATGGTTCCGAGTGATCGCACTGTGACGATTGCAACAGGGCATGGCAAAAAAGCAGCTCGCCATATTCATGCGTTTTTATCCGGTTCTGTTCATCAGCCTGCGGAAAAATCTCCGGTTGTACCGTTTAATGAATTGCACCTCTGGTATCACACCGATGCCCAGGTATCGCAGCAGCCGACGTTATCGCCTGAAGAACGAAATACCTCTTTTAAAGAAGTACTGGGCAGCCTTACAGAAAAAGAAGCGGTTTATGAAGCTTCTCGCTGTTATTCCTGTGGTAACTGTTTTGAGTGTGATGGCTGTTATGGTGCGTGCCCTGAAGATGCCATTATTAAGCTCGGGCCAGGGCGGTACTATCAAGTCGACTATTCGAAATGTACCGGGTGTAGCGCGTGTACTTTGCAGTGTCCAACTGCCGCGATTCATATGGAGGAGCGAAAATAA
- a CDS encoding YfiR/HmsC family protein has translation MMVRYSPISRSLVIAVIFFVIANLSPVSKTSAQEQQLSAHQITASYLYNFAKNVRWPNEERQESFKLALYQSNNAELHQALSYLEQNMTLRGKAISIHYIDTIKQISPMDMVYFGESTSVPLEKIYSLINNKPVLIVTRNIKKPQWVMINLLDKPEKRIAFEVNKSNIINQGLSPLPELILNGGSEIDVAKLFREGQASLVQLQQKLMKREQTLKVLSNSISQQEAQNKKLKQDLANLNQDLANLNTDIYEKNILLNNQKNEIEKNREENILLKKELDSQELKLLQIKKEIESQENKLEQLNKTIISQDTTIDEQNVTITELDEVVTSQEMVLSYFKITVTLGSLLVITILIAFFIKLKDNRKLAARSMELQMARDRLAIAKRKAEEAAKAKSGFLSLMSHELRTPLQAIIGYTDVVLEELKVNGDETHAEDLNRVITNSERLLKLINSVLDLAKVEAGKMSLDLTEVKLSSLINEAIQNVTPQLKDNNNEIKIEVEESKELPLIDPEKLLQVIINLISNANKFTDNGLITVTAKHSQEKISISVQDTGIGMNKGQLDKIFESFKQLDASSTRKFQGTGLGLSISQQFCRLMGGEISVTSEEGKGSEFTVTIPLPIPYSEEEPAPFTAYQAAKQLSDEELPQGPTILMIDDDPAYLDIMSRTMLRDGYRVITASNAEQGYKTAVQETPQLITLDLMLPDEHGWVLFEKLKKNPKLSGIPIIIISIIDDRKKQKTHQADEYLTKPIGREALKSAVKRLAPISA, from the coding sequence ATGATGGTGCGATACTCCCCCATTTCTCGCAGCCTAGTTATTGCAGTGATTTTTTTTGTCATCGCAAACCTATCGCCCGTCAGCAAAACATCAGCTCAGGAACAGCAACTTAGCGCACATCAAATTACCGCTTCCTACCTGTACAATTTCGCCAAGAACGTTCGCTGGCCAAATGAAGAAAGGCAGGAAAGCTTTAAATTAGCTTTATACCAAAGCAACAACGCCGAGTTACATCAAGCACTGTCTTATCTTGAGCAGAACATGACCTTACGAGGAAAGGCTATATCGATTCACTATATAGATACAATCAAACAAATCTCACCAATGGATATGGTCTATTTTGGCGAATCAACATCTGTACCTTTGGAAAAGATCTACTCACTCATTAACAACAAGCCAGTCTTAATTGTCACCCGAAATATTAAAAAACCCCAATGGGTTATGATCAACTTATTGGATAAGCCAGAAAAACGTATCGCTTTTGAAGTGAACAAATCCAATATTATTAATCAAGGACTAAGCCCGCTCCCAGAACTGATATTAAACGGTGGTAGCGAGATTGATGTTGCCAAACTATTTCGGGAAGGTCAGGCTTCCCTTGTACAATTGCAACAGAAACTCATGAAGCGGGAACAAACACTTAAAGTTCTTTCTAATAGTATTAGCCAACAGGAAGCTCAAAACAAAAAACTTAAACAAGATCTTGCTAACTTAAATCAAGACCTTGCCAACTTAAATACAGACATATACGAAAAAAACATCCTTCTAAATAATCAGAAAAATGAGATTGAAAAAAACCGGGAAGAGAACATTCTTTTAAAGAAAGAGTTGGATAGCCAGGAACTCAAACTTCTCCAGATCAAAAAAGAAATCGAATCTCAAGAAAACAAGTTGGAACAACTTAATAAAACCATCATAAGCCAGGATACGACTATTGATGAACAGAACGTAACCATCACAGAACTTGATGAAGTTGTTACCAGCCAGGAAATGGTCTTAAGCTACTTTAAGATTACAGTCACTCTTGGCTCACTTCTGGTCATCACGATTCTCATAGCATTTTTCATCAAGCTGAAAGACAACCGCAAACTTGCTGCCAGAAGTATGGAACTGCAAATGGCAAGGGATAGACTTGCCATAGCCAAACGCAAAGCAGAGGAAGCGGCTAAAGCAAAAAGCGGCTTCCTCTCTTTGATGAGCCACGAATTGAGGACACCATTGCAAGCCATTATTGGCTATACCGATGTTGTATTGGAAGAGCTGAAGGTAAACGGAGATGAAACCCATGCAGAGGATTTAAATCGCGTTATCACCAATAGTGAACGGTTACTTAAATTAATCAACAGTGTTCTGGATCTTGCCAAAGTCGAAGCAGGAAAAATGAGCCTGGATCTTACTGAAGTAAAATTAAGCAGTTTAATCAACGAAGCCATTCAAAATGTGACTCCACAATTAAAAGACAACAACAACGAAATAAAAATCGAAGTAGAAGAAAGCAAAGAACTTCCACTTATTGACCCCGAAAAACTGCTGCAAGTCATTATCAATTTAATAAGCAATGCCAATAAATTCACAGACAACGGTTTGATCACTGTTACAGCGAAACACTCTCAAGAGAAAATAAGTATTTCAGTTCAAGACACAGGAATTGGCATGAACAAAGGCCAGCTGGACAAAATCTTTGAGTCTTTTAAACAACTCGATGCATCCAGCACCCGAAAATTTCAAGGCACCGGACTAGGGCTGAGTATTTCACAACAGTTCTGTAGACTGATGGGGGGAGAAATAAGCGTTACCAGCGAAGAAGGAAAAGGCTCTGAATTTACTGTCACCATTCCGTTACCCATTCCGTATTCCGAAGAAGAGCCTGCGCCCTTTACGGCATATCAAGCGGCGAAACAACTAAGCGATGAAGAACTTCCCCAGGGGCCGACTATCCTGATGATTGACGATGACCCTGCCTACCTGGATATCATGTCCAGAACCATGCTCCGCGATGGCTACCGAGTGATTACCGCATCCAATGCCGAACAGGGTTATAAGACTGCAGTCCAAGAAACACCCCAACTCATCACCCTCGACCTGATGCTGCCAGACGAACACGGCTGGGTACTATTTGAAAAGTTAAAGAAAAATCCAAAACTGTCTGGAATTCCAATTATCATCATCTCAATTATTGACGATAGAAAGAAACAGAAAACTCATCAGGCTGACGAATACCTGACCAAACCGATTGGTCGAGAAGCATTAAAATCCGCGGTTAAACGTCTGGCACCCATAAGTGCTTGA